The following DNA comes from Syntrophorhabdaceae bacterium.
TGTCGCCCGCTGCAGATCGTTCTGGGCACCCGTGGAGATCTCCCCGAAAACCAGTTCCTCCGCCACCCTGCCCCCCAGAAGAACAGCGAGCCGGTCCAGCAACTCGGAGCGCGTCATCAAGTAGCGGTCTTCCGTGGGCCGCTGCTGGGTATAGCCCAGCGCTGCGATCCCCCTGGGGATGATTGATATCTTATGCACGGGGTCGGCGTGCTCCAGGGATTCAGCGACAATTGCGTGGCCGGACTCATGGAATGCAACGATCTCTTTCTCCAGCGGGTTCATCACCCGGTTCTTTTTCTCCAATCCGCCGACCACCCGGTCGATAGCCTCGTCGAACTCCGCCGATCCCACCGTTTCTTTATCTTTCCGGGCAGCAAGCAGTGCCGCCTCATTGACGAGGTTGGCGAGGTCAGCCCCCACAAAGCCCGGGGTGAGGCTGGCTATCTTGCCGAGGTCCACATCGGGGCCCAACAGCACATTATCGGAGTGGATCTTCAGGATCGCTTCGCGCCCCCTGATATCCGGGCGGTCTATCATGACCTGCCGGTCAAACCTTCCCGGACGCAGAAGGGCGGGATCGAGGATCTCCGGCCGGTTGGTGGCGGCCATGATTATGACCCCTTTATTCGATTGGAAGCCGTCCATCTCCACCAGGAGCTGGTTGAGCGTCTGCTCCCGTTCATCATTCCCGCCAAGGACATTCATCCCCCGGGCCTTCCCCAAAGCGTCCAGTTCATCGATGAATATGATGCAGGGGGCCTGGCTGGTGGCCTGAGAGAAAAGATCACGCACGCGGGACGCTCCCACGCCAACGAACATCTCCACAAACTCGGACCCGCTGATGCTGAAGAAAGGCACCTTTGCCTCCCCGGCCACAGCTTTCGCCAGAAGGGTCTTGCCCGTCCCCGGGGAGCCGACGAGAAGAACGCCTTTGGGAATCCTCCCGCCCAGCTTTTGGAATTTCTCCGGATACTTCAAGAACTCCACCACTTCCAGGAGTTCTCCTTTGGCCTCGTCGATACCCGCCACGTCGGCGAAGGTAACATTCATCTCGCTCTGGGCAAACAGTTTGGCCTTGCTCTTCGAGAAGGACATGACTCCCATGCCGGGTCCCCCCATCCTTTTCATGGCATATCGCCATATAAGAAAGAAGATGGCGATGGGGACAAGCCAGGAGAGCACAATGCCCAGGAATTTGCTCTCGTAGAACCCGGAGTAATCTATTTTGCGTTCATCCAGTTCCTTCACGAGGCCGGGATCGTCAACCCGAACCGCCGTGAACCGCTGATCCGCTTTCTCGTCTTTCCCTTTCCTTGTGCCGGTGATATTTTCCGGACCGATGACCAATGTGGTCACGTTGTTCTCCGCCAGGCTTTGTTTGAACTGGCTGTAGGAGATGGTCTCCACCTTCGGAGAGAAAAAATATTGCTGCAGGTAGATAAACAAAAGCAAGGCGACGAGGAAATACCAGATGCTGAAATGAGCCTTGCCGGGCAGGCCCTTTTTATTTCTCTCGCCGTCCCGGAGGCCGAAGAAGGACCGAATCTTGCCTGACAGGGTCTCCTCGGGTTCTTTTTTTTCTACAGACGGCATATGGGCCTCCTTCGCGAGTTATTGCCGTAATACTGAAAGGGAAATTGACATACAGGACCCTGCATGTTTGCGGCCTCCTCTCTTCCCGGCCTTCCAGGGACAGTCCCTATGGGCCCTGGCGATGGGCGCCGCCTGGATCCCCTCCATTTCCTCCCGGGCTAAAAACGGTATGGAACGTCATACCATAGGGCTCCTTGACCAGGTTCAGCGCTCCCCGGAGCACCCGGAAATGCTCGGACTCCAGGTGGCCCTTAAGGTTCTCCTGGGTGTCCCATTCTCCAAGAAGGCAGAGTTCGTTCTCATCCTCCATGCTCTGGCAAAAGTCACAACGCTCACAGCCTTTCTCCGTCCTTATGGCGAGGATCAGGGAAGCGATCGTCTGTGACAGTTCCATTCGCTTCTCGGGGAGAACCTTCATGCGTATGATGAGCAGGATCATTCCCACGATGAGTGCAAGCGGCCTGCCAGCGGGCCGACAAACGTCAGAAGTATGGGATCATTCAGAGATAACGAGGGGTTAGTTTAACAAAAGAGAACAGCGGGGAAGCATGGACATGGTCTGTTTGACCTCAACATGTGGTGGA
Coding sequences within:
- the ftsH gene encoding ATP-dependent zinc metalloprotease FtsH, whose translation is MPSVEKKEPEETLSGKIRSFFGLRDGERNKKGLPGKAHFSIWYFLVALLLFIYLQQYFFSPKVETISYSQFKQSLAENNVTTLVIGPENITGTRKGKDEKADQRFTAVRVDDPGLVKELDERKIDYSGFYESKFLGIVLSWLVPIAIFFLIWRYAMKRMGGPGMGVMSFSKSKAKLFAQSEMNVTFADVAGIDEAKGELLEVVEFLKYPEKFQKLGGRIPKGVLLVGSPGTGKTLLAKAVAGEAKVPFFSISGSEFVEMFVGVGASRVRDLFSQATSQAPCIIFIDELDALGKARGMNVLGGNDEREQTLNQLLVEMDGFQSNKGVIIMAATNRPEILDPALLRPGRFDRQVMIDRPDIRGREAILKIHSDNVLLGPDVDLGKIASLTPGFVGADLANLVNEAALLAARKDKETVGSAEFDEAIDRVVGGLEKKNRVMNPLEKEIVAFHESGHAIVAESLEHADPVHKISIIPRGIAALGYTQQRPTEDRYLMTRSELLDRLAVLLGGRVAEELVFGEISTGAQNDLQRATDIARSMVAEYGMSDLLGPVTYERPRQAMFLPESF
- a CDS encoding antibiotic biosynthesis monooxygenase; the protein is MILLIIRMKVLPEKRMELSQTIASLILAIRTEKGCERCDFCQSMEDENELCLLGEWDTQENLKGHLESEHFRVLRGALNLVKEPYGMTFHTVFSPGGNGGDPGGAHRQGP